In Campylobacter vicugnae, a genomic segment contains:
- the glnA gene encoding type I glutamate--ammonia ligase, translating to MGRFVNNVSEFFKYCDENEVKFVDFRFTDLKGTWHHVSYNIKAINEDSFNGIPFDGSSIDAWQPIHKSDMMLIPDVETAFLDPFTADTTIIVICDVYDIYKNDLYEKCPRSIAKKAMQHLKDSGIGDTAYFGPENEFFVFDNVRIIDKQNCAMYEVDTEEGEWNDAKDYQDGYNSGHRPRAKGGYYPVQPIDSMVDLRAEMVNVLEQVGLETFVVHHEVAQGQGEIGVKFGTLVEAADNVQIYKYVVKMVAHLNGKTATFMPKPLYGDNGSGMHVHQSIWKDGKNLFFKAGTYANLSDMARWYIGGVLRHARSVAAFTNPSTNSYKRLIPGFEAPSILTYSCQNRSASCRIPYGSGEKSVRAEFRFPDSSACPYLAFAAMLMAGLDGIKNKIEPVGPMDEDLFELTLDEIRERGIEQLPHTLRGSLEAVIRDNKYLSAIMTDHFIETYQHYKFETQVWPYEQRPTPFEFKTVYSC from the coding sequence ATGGGTAGATTTGTAAATAATGTTAGTGAATTTTTTAAATATTGTGATGAAAATGAAGTGAAATTTGTTGATTTTCGCTTTACTGATTTAAAAGGTACATGGCATCACGTATCTTATAATATAAAGGCAATCAATGAGGATTCTTTTAATGGAATTCCTTTTGATGGTAGCTCTATCGATGCTTGGCAACCTATACATAAATCAGATATGATGCTTATACCTGATGTAGAGACTGCATTTTTAGACCCATTTACAGCAGATACTACAATAATAGTAATCTGCGATGTATATGATATCTATAAAAATGATCTATATGAAAAATGTCCACGCTCAATAGCTAAAAAAGCTATGCAACATCTAAAAGATAGCGGAATTGGTGATACTGCATATTTTGGCCCAGAAAATGAGTTTTTTGTATTTGATAATGTAAGAATTATTGATAAGCAAAACTGCGCTATGTATGAAGTAGATACTGAAGAGGGCGAATGGAATGATGCTAAGGATTATCAAGATGGCTACAATAGCGGCCACCGCCCAAGAGCAAAAGGCGGCTACTATCCAGTTCAACCAATTGATTCAATGGTGGATTTAAGAGCTGAGATGGTAAATGTACTTGAGCAAGTTGGTCTTGAGACATTTGTAGTGCATCACGAAGTAGCTCAAGGTCAAGGCGAAATTGGAGTTAAATTTGGTACATTAGTAGAGGCTGCTGATAATGTGCAAATCTATAAATATGTAGTAAAAATGGTAGCTCATCTAAATGGCAAAACAGCTACATTTATGCCAAAACCTCTATATGGTGATAATGGTAGCGGTATGCATGTCCATCAAAGTATTTGGAAAGATGGTAAAAATCTATTTTTTAAAGCAGGAACATATGCAAATCTAAGCGATATGGCTAGATGGTATATCGGTGGCGTATTAAGACACGCTAGAAGCGTAGCTGCATTTACTAATCCAAGTACAAACAGCTATAAAAGATTAATTCCTGGTTTTGAAGCACCAAGTATTCTTACATACTCTTGCCAAAATAGAAGCGCAAGTTGTAGAATCCCATATGGATCAGGAGAAAAAAGTGTAAGAGCTGAATTTAGATTCCCAGATAGTTCTGCATGTCCATATCTAGCATTTGCAGCTATGTTAATGGCAGGACTTGATGGTATTAAAAATAAAATTGAGCCAGTAGGACCAATGGATGAAGATCTATTTGAATTAACATTAGATGAGATTAGAGAGCGTGGTATTGAGCAGTTACCTCATACACTAAGAGGAAGTCTAGAAGCTGTAATTCGTGATAATAAATACTTAAGTGCTATAATGACAGATCACTTTATAGAGACTTATCAACACTATAAATTTGAGACTCAAGTATGGCCATATGAGCAACGCCCTACTCCGTTTGAGTTTAAAACTGTATATTCTTGCTAA
- a CDS encoding phage tail assembly protein encodes MIEENNEKYTVVTLSDKKEIKIRHPKGRDVRFLMSGGGQNDSDLLFRLTSNLTCLSEEELENLDAKDCTMLLKEVSNFLA; translated from the coding sequence ATAATTGAAGAGAACAATGAAAAATATACAGTAGTTACGCTAAGTGATAAAAAAGAGATAAAAATCAGACACCCAAAGGGTCGTGATGTAAGATTTTTGATGAGTGGTGGCGGGCAAAATGATAGCGATCTATTATTTAGGCTTACAAGCAATCTTACTTGCTTAAGTGAAGAGGAGCTTGAAAATTTGGACGCAAAAGATTGCACAATGCTTTTAAAAGAAGTGAGTAATTTTTTAGCATAG
- a CDS encoding HK97 gp10 family phage protein, with protein sequence MNGIYKRFIFRVASEVVNNAKEIAPYKTGNLKKDIKVISYSHKKAVIGNTKLAPYAKFVHFGTKPHMIKAKNKKVLAAKGKIFGKKVNHPGTKANPYLENAANRYINSSGFTRAKSALANEVKNRLINDIKKQLKT encoded by the coding sequence ATGAACGGCATATATAAAAGATTTATATTTAGAGTAGCTAGTGAAGTAGTAAATAACGCAAAAGAGATAGCCCCATATAAGACAGGCAATCTAAAAAAAGATATAAAGGTAATTAGCTACAGCCATAAAAAAGCAGTTATAGGCAATACCAAATTAGCACCATATGCTAAATTCGTCCATTTTGGCACCAAGCCACATATGATTAAGGCTAAAAACAAAAAAGTACTAGCTGCTAAAGGCAAAATTTTTGGTAAAAAAGTAAATCACCCAGGAACTAAAGCAAATCCATATCTAGAAAATGCAGCAAATAGGTATATAAATAGCAGTGGTTTTACTAGGGCTAAATCTGCCCTAGCTAATGAAGTGAAAAATAGGCTTATAAATGATATTAAAAAGCAGTTAAAAACCTAA
- the acpS gene encoding holo-ACP synthase: MIGIDIVSIDRIATAKARHGDLFLRKFLNDSEIELAKNNATLAGFWAAKEAISKALGCGIGAEFGFGDATIYKDSKGAPKIQFKLDTLLKFNIKNSSLSITHDGGFAIAAVIIEQN, from the coding sequence ATGATAGGCATTGATATTGTAAGTATTGATAGGATCGCTACTGCCAAGGCTAGGCACGGCGATCTTTTTTTGCGTAAATTTTTAAATGATAGTGAGATTGAACTTGCCAAAAATAATGCTACTTTGGCTGGTTTTTGGGCTGCTAAAGAGGCTATTAGTAAAGCGCTTGGTTGTGGTATCGGAGCTGAATTTGGATTTGGTGATGCTACAATTTATAAAGATAGTAAAGGAGCGCCAAAGATTCAATTTAAATTAGATACGCTTCTTAAATTTAATATTAAAAATTCTTCACTTAGCATAACTCATGATGGTGGATTTGCTATAGCTGCAGTTATTATTGAACAAAATTAA
- the fliL gene encoding flagellar basal body-associated protein FliL, with translation MADEDIKLESKKSPVVLIAIIGVVVFLLIIGVIVVMLLMSGGDDKQVAQAANTPSAQVAPKQRSNDFFNIGPVYPMEQYVVNLLSESGTRYLKTTMNLELSEETLSPEIDKKQALIRDIIIRSLSAKTYEDVSTAKGKERLKDELVTRINEVLRDGYIKNVFFTDFIVQ, from the coding sequence ATGGCAGATGAAGATATAAAATTAGAGAGTAAAAAGAGTCCAGTTGTACTGATAGCTATTATTGGTGTGGTTGTATTTTTGTTGATTATCGGCGTTATTGTAGTAATGCTATTGATGAGTGGTGGAGATGATAAGCAAGTAGCGCAAGCTGCTAATACACCATCAGCTCAAGTAGCTCCAAAACAGCGTTCAAATGATTTTTTTAACATTGGTCCAGTATATCCAATGGAGCAATATGTTGTAAATTTACTTAGCGAGAGTGGTACTAGATATCTAAAAACTACAATGAATCTAGAACTAAGCGAAGAGACTTTAAGTCCAGAAATAGATAAAAAACAAGCCCTAATAAGAGATATAATTATTAGAAGTTTATCTGCTAAAACGTACGAAGATGTAAGCACAGCTAAAGGAAAAGAGCGTTTAAAAGATGAATTAGTAACTAGGATTAATGAAGTATTAAGAGATGGATATATTAAAAATGTCTTTTTTACTGATTTTATAGTGCAATGA
- a CDS encoding fumarylacetoacetate hydrolase family protein: MRLITYKKDGIVKLGVLSANNGVIDISTAGIDKKDMNDLIITLTQTERQILENLSSKSGGEPYESIEKLPPILSPLQDIICLGINYMEHAKESYRFKKIEFDGKREFPVYFGKRANYILGDGAKFPSHSNITQTLDYEVELALIIGKDAYNVSIKDALEYVFGYTILNDISSRDIQNRYKQWYYGKSLDGSTLMGPWIETNLDISNLKICSRINGELRQNANTADMIFDAAYVISDLSAGMTLKAGTIISLGTPSGVGMGFTPPKYLKKDDIVECEIEGIGILKNIVGE, translated from the coding sequence ATGAGGCTTATAACCTATAAAAAAGATGGAATAGTAAAGCTTGGAGTATTAAGTGCAAATAATGGAGTTATAGATATTAGTACTGCTGGAATAGATAAAAAAGATATGAATGATTTAATCATTACACTAACTCAGACTGAGCGTCAAATTTTAGAAAATTTAAGCTCAAAAAGTGGCGGTGAGCCATATGAAAGTATAGAAAAGCTACCACCAATCCTATCTCCACTTCAAGATATAATCTGCTTAGGGATTAACTATATGGAACACGCCAAAGAGTCATATAGATTTAAAAAGATTGAATTTGATGGTAAAAGAGAATTTCCGGTATATTTTGGAAAAAGAGCAAACTATATCTTAGGTGATGGTGCTAAATTTCCAAGTCATAGCAATATTACGCAAACTTTAGATTATGAAGTAGAACTAGCATTAATTATAGGAAAAGATGCCTATAATGTCTCTATAAAAGATGCTTTAGAATATGTATTTGGCTATACAATTTTAAATGATATTAGTTCTCGTGATATTCAAAATCGTTATAAGCAGTGGTATTATGGCAAAAGCCTAGATGGCTCGACACTTATGGGGCCATGGATTGAGACTAATCTTGATATATCAAATTTAAAAATTTGCTCAAGAATTAATGGAGAATTGCGACAAAATGCAAATACTGCTGATATGATATTTGATGCTGCTTATGTTATAAGCGATTTAAGTGCTGGAATGACTCTAAAGGCTGGAACTATCATATCTCTTGGTACTCCAAGCGGTGTAGGGATGGGCTTTACTCCGCCAAAATATCTTAAAAAAGATGATATAGTAGAGTGCGAAATAGAAGGGATTGGTATATTAAAAAATATTGTCGGTGAATAA